ATTCATTGGTAATCAATTGATAACTTTTTAGCATTGATAAAAAATCATTCATATCTTTTTCGGCGATATAATTGTCTAACTCGTATTCATCCATCAAATCGCGGAGAATTTTTTCTTCACTTTCGCCGTCTTTCAGTTTTTGAAGAATGAAAACTCCGGTTTCATTTACGCTGAAACTATCGCCGGTCAACGGATTAAAAATAAAACCGTTTTCGCTTATAGCAATGTTTTTTCTTATTTTCATAGGTTAATTATTTTTCTG
This sequence is a window from Lentimicrobiaceae bacterium. Protein-coding genes within it:
- a CDS encoding PqqD family protein, which codes for MKIRKNIAISENGFIFNPLTGDSFSVNETGVFILQKLKDGESEEKILRDLMDEYELDNYIAEKDMNDFLSMLKSYQLITNE